One region of Centropristis striata isolate RG_2023a ecotype Rhode Island chromosome 3, C.striata_1.0, whole genome shotgun sequence genomic DNA includes:
- the ccdc71 gene encoding uncharacterized protein ccdc71 yields the protein MAGAARGPVVGQPLVFANEERRAVHSWSRISSAGHNVLLDALKILNPMSRDLSSSEELVSFLQELGEEGHKPTVLRSKDVYRYRSSTSQPMTLDMLKPPNRNIRPIAKRKGRKPLVKKRDVHPSWNISVKSKPKIQGVRPPELLQSCAIICSRTSSRTVDMSQALQVRPCLRLTNIEGRSGFHTARLQIHTSWDSSSEAPSVAFSQQRHPPTLSGIPLQPSQNGGGTPTKAVALFSQKSLSCPIRLDGALIGDSAPVFYANGRAFPETHTALTSNGWRSNGLHRDGRGHKELNSPTLQRNGWKDKKSLRWKVIKVDDSRSVAEACRKAQKILQVNLSPVIQIQPLNHVLRDFRYQNN from the coding sequence ATGGCTGGCGCGGCGCGAGGTCCCGTGGTTGGCCAACCATTGGTGTTTGCCAATGAAGAGCGGAGGGCAGTTCACTCCTGGTCCCGGATCTCGTCAGCGGGGCACAACGTTCTCCTGGATGCTCTCAAGATCCTCAACCCGATGTCCCGTGACCTCTCGAGCAGCGAGGAGCTGGTCAGCTTCCTGCAGGAGCTGGGCGAGGAGGGCCACAAGCCCACGGTGCTGCGGAGCAAAGACGTGTACCGCTACCGCTCCAGCACAAGCCAACCGATGACTCTAGACATGCTGAAGCCACCTAACAGGAACATCAGACCCATAGCCAAGAGGAAGGGAAGGAAGCCTCTGGTCAAGAAGAGAGACGTGCACCCATCCTGGAACATCTCCGTGAAGAGCAAACCCAAGATCCAAGGGGTCCGCCCTCCAGAGCTGCTCCAGAGTTGTGCCATCATCTGCAGCAGGACATCCAGTCGGACTGTAGACATGTCGCAGGCGCTGCAAGTGCGGCCATGCCTCAGACTTACCAACATTGAGGGCAGGTCTGGCTTCCACACGGCCAGACTCCAGATCCACACTTCCTGGGACTCATCCTCTGAGGCGCCCTCGGTTGCCTTTTCACAGCAACGGCACCCTCCAACGCTTTCAGGAATACCTTTGCAGCCTTCTCAGAATGGTGGTGGGACACCCACCAAAGCTGTGGCCTTGTTCAGCCAGAAGAGCCTGTCCTGTCCCATCCGACTGGACGGCGCCCTCATTGGAGATTCTGCACCGGTCTTCTACGCAAATGGACGGGCCTTCCCAGAGACTCACACAGCGCTGACCAGCAACGGCTGGAGGAGCAACGGCCTCCACCGAGATGGTCGGGGCCACAAGGAACTGAACAGCCCGACCTTGCAGAGGAACGGCTggaaggacaaaaaaagtcttAGATGGAAAGTGATAAAGGTGGACGACTCTCGCTCTGTGGCTGAGGCCTGCAGAAAAGCGCAGAAGATCCTACAGGTCAACCTGTCTCCAGTGATACAGATCCAACCTCTGAACCATGTGCTGAGAGACTTCAGATACCAGAACAATTGA